One window of Nicotiana tomentosiformis chromosome 11, ASM39032v3, whole genome shotgun sequence genomic DNA carries:
- the LOC104111014 gene encoding xanthine dehydrogenase 1-like isoform X1 yields MGSLMNESEMERIGDESKEAILYVNGVRRVLPNGLAHLTLLEYLREIGLTGTKLGCGEGGCGACTVMVSYFDQNLKKCVHHAINACLAPLPSVEGMHVITVEGIGNRKAGLHPIQESLVRTHGSQCGFCTPGFVMSMYALLRSSKEPPSEEQIEESLAGNLCRCTGYRPIIDAFRVFAKTNNALYTNTSLQGISSGEFICPSTGKPCSCGPKAGSSEETIEQNLSNDCGWRPFSYNETDGTTYTSKELIFPPELLLRKLTYLSLSGSNGLKWYRPLKLQHLLDLKARYPDARLVVGNSEVGIEVRLKRIHHPILISVAHVPELNHMRVEDDGLEIGAAVKLSQLVDILKKVKNERPEYETSSCRALIEQIKWFAGTQIRNVASVGGNICTASPISDLNPLWMAAGAKFRIIDCKGNVRTCLAKNFFQGYRKVDLASSEILLSVSLPWNKPFEFVREFKQSHRRDDDIAIVNAGMRVCLEKKDQKWIVSDALIVYGGVAPLSFAASKTSDFLIGKKWNKELLYGALKILGDEIVLKEDAPGGMVEFRKSLTFSFFFKFFLWVCHQMDGQPSFLEKVPASHVSAVDSSLRPSISSIQDFEIRKHGTSVGSPEVHISSNLQVSGEAEYTDDVPTPPNSLHAALVLSKKPHARILSIDDLGARSSPGFAGIFLAKDVPCKNMIGPVIADEELFATEFVTCVGQVIGVVVADTHENAKLAARKVHVEYEDLPAVLSIEDAIQANSYHPNTARCLTKGDVEQCFQSGQCDNIIEGEVRVGGQEHFYLEPHGTLIWTVDSGNEVHMISSTQAPQKHQKYVSQVLGLPMSKVVCKTKRIGGGFGGKETRSAFLAAVTAVPSYLLDRPVKLILDRDIDMMISGQRHSFLGKYKVGFTNDGKVLALDLCIYSNAGNSLDLSLAVLERAMFHSHNVYEIPNMRVNGNVCFTNFPSNTAFRGFGGPQGMLIAENWIERIAVEVNKSPEEIREMNFIGEGSVLHYGQRIEDCTLGRLWNELKSSRDFISAQNEVENFNHQNRWKKRGIAMVPTKFGISFTTKFMNQAGALVQVYTDGTVLVTHGGVEMGQGLHTKVAQIAASSFNIPLSAVFISETSTDKVPNASPTAASASSDMYGAAVLDACEQIKARMEPIASKNNFSSFAELVSACYMERIDLSAHGFYITPDIGFDWKSGKGTAFRYFTYGAAFAEVEIDTLTGDFHTRRADIILDLGFSLNPAIDVGQIEGAFVQGLGWVALEELKWGDKAHKWIPPGCLFTCGPGNYKLPSLNDVPFKFNVSLLKDAPNTKAIHSSKAVGEPPFFLGSAVLFAIKNAIRSARAEAGYSDWFPLDNPATPERIRMACTDEFTKLLVESDFRPKLSI; encoded by the exons ATGGGCTCATTGATGAATGAGAGTGAAATGGAAAGGATAGGAGATGAGTCAAAGGAAGCAATTTTATACGTTAATGGAGTTCGTAGAGTTTTGCCTAATGGGTTAGCTCATTTGACTCTTCTTGAGTATCTTAGAG AGATAGGCCTGACAGGCACCAAGCTAGGCTGTGGTGAAGGTGGGTGTGGGGCGTGCACTGTTATGGTCTCTTATTTTGATCAGAATTTGAAGAAATGTGT GCACCATGCAATTAATGCGTGCTTGGCTCCTCTCCCTTCTGTGGAAGGGATGCATGTCATCACAGTGGAGGGAATTGGGAACCGCAAAGCTGGTTTGCATCCAATTCAG GAATCATTGGTTCGCACGCATGGCTCACAATGTGGATTCTGCACTCCTGGTTTCGTGATGTCCATGTATGCATTACTACGATCATCTAAAGAACCGCCTTCAGAAGAGCAAATTGAAGAAAGCCTTGCAGGAAATTTATGTCGATGTACTGGTTATAGGCCAATTATTGATGCATTTCGAGTATTCGCAAAAACTAATAATGCTTTATATACCAACACATCTTTACAAGGCATTAGTAGTGGTGAGTTTATCTGTCCTTCAACGGGTAAGCCCTGTTCATGTGGGCCAAAGGCTGGAAGTAGTGAAGAAACTATTGAACAAAATTTGAGCAACGACTGTGGCTGGCGGCCATTTTCTTACAACGAGACTGATGGAACCACCTACACCAGCAAAGAACTTATTTTTCCTCCCGAACTTCTATTAAGGAAATTGACTTATTTAAGTTTGAGCGGATCAAATGGACTGAAGTGGTATAGGCCCTTAAAACTTCAACATTTGTTGGATTTAAAAGCAAGATATCCAGATGCCAGGTTAGTTGTTGGAAATTCAGAGGTGGGAATTGAAGTCAGGCTTAAAAGAATTCACCATCCTATATTAATATCTGTTGCACATGTTCCTGAACTTAACCATATGAGAGTTGAGGATGACGGCTTAGAAATAGGTGCTGCAGTGAAATTATCACAGCTTGTGGATATATTAAAGAAGGTAAAAAACGAGCGTCCTGAGTATGAAACATCATCATGTCGAGCTCTCATTGAGCAGATAAAGTGGTTTGCTGGAACACAAATACGGAACGTTGCATCAGTTGGTGGGAATATCTGCACTGCAAGTCCAATATCAGACTTGAACCCTCTTTGGATGGCAGCAGGAGCAAAGTTTCGAATAATTGACTGCAAAGGAAATGTTAGAACATGTTTGGCTAAGAATTTCTTCCAGGGCTATCGTAAAGTGGATCTCGCAAGTAGTGAAATTTTACTGTCAGTATCATTGCCTTGGAATAAGCCATTCGAGTTTGTGAGAGAGTTTAAGCAATCTCATAGGAGAGATGATGATATTGCCATTGTCAATGCCGGGATGCGTGTTTGCCTTGAAAAGAAAGACCAGAAATGGATTGTTTCAGATGCTTTGATTGTATATGGTGGGGTTGCTCCTCTTTCGTTTGCTGCATCGAAAACTAGTGACTTTTTAATCGGGAAAAAATGGAATAAAGAGCTGTTATATGGTGCTTTGAAAATTTTAGGGGATGAAATTGTGCTGAAGGAAGATGCACCTGGCGGGATGGTTGAATTTCGAAAATCATTAACGTTTAgtttcttcttcaaatttttcTTGTGGGTTTGTCATCAAATGGATGGACAACCATCGTTTCTTGAGAAAGTTCCAGCTTCGCATGTTTCAGCTGTAGATTCATCTCTTCGACCATCCATTAGTTCAATTCAGGATTTTGAGATCAGGAAGCACGGCACTTCGGTGGGTTCCCCTGAGGTTCATATTTCATCAAATCTTCAG GTTTCAGGAGAGGCAGAATATACTGATGATGTGCCAACTCCACCCAATAGTTTGCACGCTGCtctggtattgagtaaaaaaccTCATGCTCGTATACTTTCAATAGATGATTTGGGAGCCAGGTCCTCTCCTGGATTTGCGGGTATTTTTCTTGCCAAAGATGTACCTTGTAAGAATATGATCGGACCAGTTATTGCTGATGAGGAACTTTTTGCCACGGAGTTTGTCACTTGTGTGGGTCAG GTTATTGGAGTGGTCGTAGCTGACACACATGAAAATGCAAAACTTGCTGCTAGAAAGGTTCATGTTGAGTATGAAGATCTACCTGCAGTTTTATCAATAGAGGATGCTATACAGGCCAACAGTTATCATCCTAATACGGCAAGGTGTCTGACAAAGGGAGACGTCGAACAGTGTTTCCAATCAGGTCAATGTGACAATATTATAGAAGGAGAAGTTAGGGTAGGTGGTCAGGAACATTTTTATTTGGAGCCTCATGGGACTTTAATATGGACAGTGGATAGTGGCAACGAGGTGCACATGATCTCGTCCACCCAg GCTCCTCAGAAGCACCAGAAGTATGTTTCTCAGGTTCTTGGTCTTCCAATGTCAAAGGTGGTTTGCAAGACTAAAAGGATAGGTGGTGGATTTGGAGGCAAGGAAACAAGGTCTGCTTTCCTTGCGGCTGTAACTGCTGTTCCATCATATCTGTTGGATCGTCCAGTGAAACTCATTCTGGATAGGGATATAGACATGATGATAAGTGGGCAACGACATAGCTTTCTTGGAAAGTACAAG GTTGGGTTTACAAATGATGGGAAAGTGCTTGCCTTGGATCTTTGTATCTACAGTAATGCTGGAAATTCATTGGATTTATCACTTGCTGTACTTGAACGTGCTATGTTCCATTCGCACAATGTCTATGAAATACCAAATATGAGGGTTAACGGAAATGTCTGCTTCACTAATTTTCCTAGTAATACAGCTTTTAGAGGATTTGGAGGCCCACAGGGTATGCTAATTGCTGAGAATTGGATAGAGAGGATTGCCGTGGAAGTTAACAAAAGCCCAGAAGAAATAAGG GAAATGAATTTTATTGGCGAAGGATCAGTCTTGCATTATGGTCAAAGAATTGAAGACTGCACCTTGGGACGTCTCTGGAATGAATTGAAATCTTCTCGTGACTTCATTAGTGctcaaaatgaagttgaaaatttcaatCACCAGAATCGGTGGAAGAAGCGAGGTATTGCCATGGTGCCGACCAAATTTGGGATATCTTTCACTACAAAGTTTATGAACCAG GCTGGTGCTCTTGTTCAAGTTTACACTGATGGAACTGTGTTGGTCACTCATGGGGGTGTCGAGATGGGCCAAGGTTTGCATACAAAAGTTGCCCAGATTGCTGCATCTTCCTTTAATATTCCTCTAAGTGCAGTATTCATTTCTGAGACAAGCACTGACAAG GTTCCTAATGCTTCGCCAACAGCTGCTTCTGCAAGTTCTGACATGTATGGAGCTGCAGTACTGGATGCATGCGAGCAAATAAAAGCACGAATGGAGCCTATTGCATCCAAGAATAACTTTAGCTCATTTGCAGAG CTTGTCAGTGCATGTTACATGGAGAGAATAGACCTTTCTGCTCATGGGTTCTACATTACACCTGATATTGGCTTTGACTGGAAATCTGGAAAAGGCACTGCATTTAGGTACTTCACCTATGGTGCTGCATTTGCCGAAGTTGAAATTGACACATTGACAGGCGATTTCCATACTAGGAGAGCAGACATTATCCTAGACCTTGGATTCTCTCTCAATCCAGCAATTGATGTTGGACAG ATTGAAGGAGCATTTGTACAGGGTCTTGGATGGGTAGCATTAGAAGAGCTGAAATGGGGCGATAAAGCGCACAAGTGGATTCCACCTGGATGCTTATTCACATGCGGACCTGGAAATTACAAGCTTCCATCATTGAACGATGTGCCTTTCAAATTTAATGTCTCTCTTCTGAAA GATGCGCCAAACACCAAGGCAATCCATTCATCTAAAGCAGTAGGGGAACCACCTTTCTTTCTTGGCTCAGCTGTCTTATTCGCAATCAAGAACGCCATCAGATCTGCAAGGGCGGAAGCTGGTTACAGTGACTGGTTTCCTCTTGATAATCCAGCCACTCCAGAGCGTATTCGAATGGCTTGCACTGATGAATTTACAAAGTTATTAGTGGAGTCTGATTTTCGGCCAAAGCTAAGTATTTGA
- the LOC104111014 gene encoding xanthine dehydrogenase 1-like isoform X2: protein MGSLMNESEMERIGDESKEAILYVNGVRRVLPNGLAHLTLLEYLREIGLTGTKLGCGEGGCGACTVMVSYFDQNLKKCVHHAINACLAPLPSVEGMHVITVEGIGNRKAGLHPIQESLVRTHGSQCGFCTPGFVMSMYALLRSSKEPPSEEQIEESLAGNLCRCTGYRPIIDAFRVFAKTNNALYTNTSLQGISSGEFICPSTGKPCSCGPKAGSSEETIEQNLSNDCGWRPFSYNETDGTTYTSKELIFPPELLLRKLTYLSLSGSNGLKWYRPLKLQHLLDLKARYPDARLVVGNSEVGIEVRLKRIHHPILISVAHVPELNHMRVEDDGLEIGAAVKLSQLVDILKKVKNERPEYETSSCRALIEQIKWFAGTQIRNVASVGGNICTASPISDLNPLWMAAGAKFRIIDCKGNVRTCLAKNFFQGYRKVDLASSEILLSVSLPWNKPFEFVREFKQSHRRDDDIAIVNAGMRVCLEKKDQKWIVSDALIVYGGVAPLSFAASKTSDFLIGKKWNKELLYGALKILGDEIVLKEDAPGGMVEFRKSLTFSFFFKFFLWVCHQMDGQPSFLEKVPASHVSAVDSSLRPSISSIQDFEIRKHGTSVGSPEVHISSNLQVSGEAEYTDDVPTPPNSLHAALVLSKKPHARILSIDDLGARSSPGFAGIFLAKDVPCKNMIGPVIADEELFATEFVTCVGQVIGVVVADTHENAKLAARKVHVEYEDLPAVLSIEDAIQANSYHPNTARCLTKGDVEQCFQSGQCDNIIEGEVRVGGQEHFYLEPHGTLIWTVDSGNEVHMISSTQAPQKHQKYVSQVLGLPMSKVVCKTKRIGGGFGGKETRSAFLAAVTAVPSYLLDRPVKLILDRDIDMMISGQRHSFLGKYKVGFTNDGKVLALDLCIYSNAGNSLDLSLAVLERAMFHSHNVYEIPNMRVNGNVCFTNFPSNTAFRGFGGPQGMLIAENWIERIAVEVNKSPEEIREMNFIGEGSVLHYGQRIEDCTLGRLWNELKSSRDFISAQNEVENFNHQNRWKKRGIAMVPTKFGISFTTKFMNQAGALVQVYTDGTVLVTHGGVEMGQGLHTKVAQIAASSFNIPLSAVFISETSTDKVPNASPTAASASSDMYGAAVLDACEQIKARMEPIASKNNFSSFAELVSACYMERIDLSAHGFYITPDIGFDWKSGKGTAFRYFTYGAAFAEVEIDTLTGDFHTRRADIILDLGFSLNPAIDVGQIEGAFVQGLGWVALEELKWGDKAHKWIPPGCLFTCGPGNYKLPSLNDVPFKFNVSLLKLTNFWTFANRMRQTPRQSIHLKQ from the exons ATGGGCTCATTGATGAATGAGAGTGAAATGGAAAGGATAGGAGATGAGTCAAAGGAAGCAATTTTATACGTTAATGGAGTTCGTAGAGTTTTGCCTAATGGGTTAGCTCATTTGACTCTTCTTGAGTATCTTAGAG AGATAGGCCTGACAGGCACCAAGCTAGGCTGTGGTGAAGGTGGGTGTGGGGCGTGCACTGTTATGGTCTCTTATTTTGATCAGAATTTGAAGAAATGTGT GCACCATGCAATTAATGCGTGCTTGGCTCCTCTCCCTTCTGTGGAAGGGATGCATGTCATCACAGTGGAGGGAATTGGGAACCGCAAAGCTGGTTTGCATCCAATTCAG GAATCATTGGTTCGCACGCATGGCTCACAATGTGGATTCTGCACTCCTGGTTTCGTGATGTCCATGTATGCATTACTACGATCATCTAAAGAACCGCCTTCAGAAGAGCAAATTGAAGAAAGCCTTGCAGGAAATTTATGTCGATGTACTGGTTATAGGCCAATTATTGATGCATTTCGAGTATTCGCAAAAACTAATAATGCTTTATATACCAACACATCTTTACAAGGCATTAGTAGTGGTGAGTTTATCTGTCCTTCAACGGGTAAGCCCTGTTCATGTGGGCCAAAGGCTGGAAGTAGTGAAGAAACTATTGAACAAAATTTGAGCAACGACTGTGGCTGGCGGCCATTTTCTTACAACGAGACTGATGGAACCACCTACACCAGCAAAGAACTTATTTTTCCTCCCGAACTTCTATTAAGGAAATTGACTTATTTAAGTTTGAGCGGATCAAATGGACTGAAGTGGTATAGGCCCTTAAAACTTCAACATTTGTTGGATTTAAAAGCAAGATATCCAGATGCCAGGTTAGTTGTTGGAAATTCAGAGGTGGGAATTGAAGTCAGGCTTAAAAGAATTCACCATCCTATATTAATATCTGTTGCACATGTTCCTGAACTTAACCATATGAGAGTTGAGGATGACGGCTTAGAAATAGGTGCTGCAGTGAAATTATCACAGCTTGTGGATATATTAAAGAAGGTAAAAAACGAGCGTCCTGAGTATGAAACATCATCATGTCGAGCTCTCATTGAGCAGATAAAGTGGTTTGCTGGAACACAAATACGGAACGTTGCATCAGTTGGTGGGAATATCTGCACTGCAAGTCCAATATCAGACTTGAACCCTCTTTGGATGGCAGCAGGAGCAAAGTTTCGAATAATTGACTGCAAAGGAAATGTTAGAACATGTTTGGCTAAGAATTTCTTCCAGGGCTATCGTAAAGTGGATCTCGCAAGTAGTGAAATTTTACTGTCAGTATCATTGCCTTGGAATAAGCCATTCGAGTTTGTGAGAGAGTTTAAGCAATCTCATAGGAGAGATGATGATATTGCCATTGTCAATGCCGGGATGCGTGTTTGCCTTGAAAAGAAAGACCAGAAATGGATTGTTTCAGATGCTTTGATTGTATATGGTGGGGTTGCTCCTCTTTCGTTTGCTGCATCGAAAACTAGTGACTTTTTAATCGGGAAAAAATGGAATAAAGAGCTGTTATATGGTGCTTTGAAAATTTTAGGGGATGAAATTGTGCTGAAGGAAGATGCACCTGGCGGGATGGTTGAATTTCGAAAATCATTAACGTTTAgtttcttcttcaaatttttcTTGTGGGTTTGTCATCAAATGGATGGACAACCATCGTTTCTTGAGAAAGTTCCAGCTTCGCATGTTTCAGCTGTAGATTCATCTCTTCGACCATCCATTAGTTCAATTCAGGATTTTGAGATCAGGAAGCACGGCACTTCGGTGGGTTCCCCTGAGGTTCATATTTCATCAAATCTTCAG GTTTCAGGAGAGGCAGAATATACTGATGATGTGCCAACTCCACCCAATAGTTTGCACGCTGCtctggtattgagtaaaaaaccTCATGCTCGTATACTTTCAATAGATGATTTGGGAGCCAGGTCCTCTCCTGGATTTGCGGGTATTTTTCTTGCCAAAGATGTACCTTGTAAGAATATGATCGGACCAGTTATTGCTGATGAGGAACTTTTTGCCACGGAGTTTGTCACTTGTGTGGGTCAG GTTATTGGAGTGGTCGTAGCTGACACACATGAAAATGCAAAACTTGCTGCTAGAAAGGTTCATGTTGAGTATGAAGATCTACCTGCAGTTTTATCAATAGAGGATGCTATACAGGCCAACAGTTATCATCCTAATACGGCAAGGTGTCTGACAAAGGGAGACGTCGAACAGTGTTTCCAATCAGGTCAATGTGACAATATTATAGAAGGAGAAGTTAGGGTAGGTGGTCAGGAACATTTTTATTTGGAGCCTCATGGGACTTTAATATGGACAGTGGATAGTGGCAACGAGGTGCACATGATCTCGTCCACCCAg GCTCCTCAGAAGCACCAGAAGTATGTTTCTCAGGTTCTTGGTCTTCCAATGTCAAAGGTGGTTTGCAAGACTAAAAGGATAGGTGGTGGATTTGGAGGCAAGGAAACAAGGTCTGCTTTCCTTGCGGCTGTAACTGCTGTTCCATCATATCTGTTGGATCGTCCAGTGAAACTCATTCTGGATAGGGATATAGACATGATGATAAGTGGGCAACGACATAGCTTTCTTGGAAAGTACAAG GTTGGGTTTACAAATGATGGGAAAGTGCTTGCCTTGGATCTTTGTATCTACAGTAATGCTGGAAATTCATTGGATTTATCACTTGCTGTACTTGAACGTGCTATGTTCCATTCGCACAATGTCTATGAAATACCAAATATGAGGGTTAACGGAAATGTCTGCTTCACTAATTTTCCTAGTAATACAGCTTTTAGAGGATTTGGAGGCCCACAGGGTATGCTAATTGCTGAGAATTGGATAGAGAGGATTGCCGTGGAAGTTAACAAAAGCCCAGAAGAAATAAGG GAAATGAATTTTATTGGCGAAGGATCAGTCTTGCATTATGGTCAAAGAATTGAAGACTGCACCTTGGGACGTCTCTGGAATGAATTGAAATCTTCTCGTGACTTCATTAGTGctcaaaatgaagttgaaaatttcaatCACCAGAATCGGTGGAAGAAGCGAGGTATTGCCATGGTGCCGACCAAATTTGGGATATCTTTCACTACAAAGTTTATGAACCAG GCTGGTGCTCTTGTTCAAGTTTACACTGATGGAACTGTGTTGGTCACTCATGGGGGTGTCGAGATGGGCCAAGGTTTGCATACAAAAGTTGCCCAGATTGCTGCATCTTCCTTTAATATTCCTCTAAGTGCAGTATTCATTTCTGAGACAAGCACTGACAAG GTTCCTAATGCTTCGCCAACAGCTGCTTCTGCAAGTTCTGACATGTATGGAGCTGCAGTACTGGATGCATGCGAGCAAATAAAAGCACGAATGGAGCCTATTGCATCCAAGAATAACTTTAGCTCATTTGCAGAG CTTGTCAGTGCATGTTACATGGAGAGAATAGACCTTTCTGCTCATGGGTTCTACATTACACCTGATATTGGCTTTGACTGGAAATCTGGAAAAGGCACTGCATTTAGGTACTTCACCTATGGTGCTGCATTTGCCGAAGTTGAAATTGACACATTGACAGGCGATTTCCATACTAGGAGAGCAGACATTATCCTAGACCTTGGATTCTCTCTCAATCCAGCAATTGATGTTGGACAG ATTGAAGGAGCATTTGTACAGGGTCTTGGATGGGTAGCATTAGAAGAGCTGAAATGGGGCGATAAAGCGCACAAGTGGATTCCACCTGGATGCTTATTCACATGCGGACCTGGAAATTACAAGCTTCCATCATTGAACGATGTGCCTTTCAAATTTAATGTCTCTCTTCTGAAA TTAACAAATTTCTGGACATTTGCCAACAGGATGCGCCAAACACCAAGGCAATCCATTCATCTAAAGCAGTAG